The stretch of DNA GCCGAGCTTCGCTGCGCCGGGCCGATATCGGCGAAGGCCAACGTGTTCAAAGCGGTGAATTCCATCGAGCGCGACAGGCCGGCAAGGAAAAGCAGCGCGTGGATGAAAAATGGCGGCGTCTGCGGCGAGAGGAAACCGCAGCAGACGATCGAAAGCGCGGCGATCAGCCCGTTGACCCCAAGCACTGTGCGAAAGCCGAAGAAGCGCAGCAGCGGCGTCGTCACCGCCTTCATGCTGAAATTGCCGAGGAAATAGACGAGCAGATAGGTGCCGGCGGCAATCGAGCTGAGGCCGAAGCCGAGCTGGAACAGCAGAGGCAGCAGGAACGGCGTCGCATTGATGGCCATCCGGCAGGCCGTGCCCGCCGACAGCGTCGACATCGAGAAGGTCTGGATGCGGAAGGCAGAAAGGTCGAGCAGCGGATTGTCGACGGCAAGGAAATGCCGCGTCGCCATGACAGACAGTACGATGCCCGCCGCCAGCATTGATAAGACGGGCAAAAGCCCGCCGTCCCATTTGACCGAGAGTTCGAGCGCGGCGAGCAGAAAGGTCAGTCCCGCAGCGCTGAGGACGAAGCCCAGGAGATCCAGCCGGCCCGGATTGGTCTCGCGCTGCTCCGGCACGAAACGCAGCACCAGCGTGATGCCGAGAATGCCGATCGGGATGTTGATGAGGAAGTTCCAGTGCCAGCTGGCATAGGTGGTGATGAAGCCGCCGAGCACCGGGCCGATCACCGGCGCCGTCAGTGCCGGCCAGGTGATCAGCGCGATCGCCTGGACGAGTTCCGACTTGCGGGCATTTTTCAGTACGATGATGCGCCCGACCGGCGTCATCAGCGCACTGCCCGCCCCCTGGACGGCGCGCCACAGCACAAATTCCGCAAGGCTGCCGGACAGCCCGCAAAACAGCGAGGCGCCGGTAAAGACAGCGATCGACATCAGGAAGATGCGGCGTGCGCCGAACCGATCGCCAAGCCAGCCGGACAGCGGAATGAAAGCCGCCATCGTCAGCATGTAAACGGTGATGCCGATGCTCATCGACACCGGCTGCACGCCGAAACTTGCCGCCATCTGCGGCAACGAGGTGGTAACGATCGTGCCGTCGAGGATCTGCATGAAGAAGGAAACGGCAACGACCAGCGCCACGATCTTCGCCTGGCGGCCGCTCGCCGCCTCTTGCCCATTCTCGCTCGTCTCAGCCGTGGTCATCGATCTGCCAATAAAAATTCCGGATGACGCGGCAGGGAAACGGGAAGGAAGCCGATCGAAGATCTGACGCGCGGAGGTGCGCGGACTTGGAAAGCTGCGCACTGGCTGAATACGCCCGTTGCATCCGGCCGGAAAGGCTAAATCTCGCACTACGCAGGAATATTCCCGATGCAGCCGGATAGCTGGCCACTATCAATCCCAAGAAAGGATTCAAGAAAAAGGCCCCGCCGAAGCGAGGCCAAGCTTGATCCGCTCCGGGGAAAAACAGGAGCGGCGCGCAGTCCATACCGTGTGATCCATGTCGCAGCGAGGCCAGATGTCGCTGCATCGGTACGCTCGCCAAAGAATTTTTCGCGATCCGCCGGAAAAGATCGGCCCCCAAAACTATCCGCCCAGGTGGCGCGACACCTGTCGCATCGCAGCAACGATTGGCGCTTGCAATGTTTATAAAAATAGATATCACTAAACATATTGCTAAACATGATGATTGGGGAGTTCATGTGAGCATTCTCTGAAGTGGGTGAACATGCGACGCCGGCGGGGAGCCGGCCCTTAGTTCTGGGAGGAACTTATGCAGAAAACATCGAAAGCCCTTTTCGGGCTGGCCACGGCATTTGTCATGTCGTCGGCATTGCCCAATCTCGCCAAAGCCGATGAACTGACCCTGTGCTGGGCCGCATGGGACCCCGCCAATGCGCTGGTCGAGCTCTCGAAGGATTTCACCGCCAAGACCGGCACGCAGATGAAGTTCGAATTCGTTCCCTGGACGAGTTATGCCGATCGCTTCCTCAACGAGCTGAATTCGCACGGCAAGCTCTGCGACCTGATCATCGGCGACAGCCAGTGGATCGGCGGCTCGGCAGAGAACGGCCATTACGTCAAGCTCAACGACTTCTTCGACAAGGAAGGCATCAAGATGGATGACTTCGTGCCGGCGACGGTCGTCGGCTACTCGGAATGGCCGAAGAACACCCCGAACTACTGGGCGCTGCCCGCCATGGGCGACGTCGTCGGCTGGACCTACCGCAAGGACTGGTTCGAGAAGCCGGAACTGCAGAAGGAATTCAAGGAGAAATACGGCCACGATCTCGCAGCGCCGAAGACCTACGACGAACTGAAGCAGATCGCCGAGTTCTTCCAGAAGCGTGAGATCGACGGCAAGACCGTCTACGGCGCCTCGATCTATACCGAGCGCGGCTCCGAAGGCATCACCATGGGCGTCACCAACGTGCTCTACGACTGGGGCTTCCAGTACGAGAACCCGAAGAAGCCCTATGACATGGAAGGCTTCGTCAACTCGGCCGACGCGGTCAAGGGCCTCGAATTCTACAAGTCGCTCTATGATTGCTGCACCCCGCCCGGCAGCTCCAACGTCTACATGGTCGAATCCGCCGACGCCTTCAAATCCGGCCAGGTCGCCATGCAGATGAACTTCGCCTTCACTTGGCCCGGCCTTTACAAGGACGAGAAGGTCGGCGGCGACAGGATCGGCTTCTTCCCCAATCCGGCTGAAAAGGCGCATTTCGCCCAGCTCGGCGGCCAGGGCATCTCGGTGGTCTCCTATTCCGACAAACGCGATGCCGCCCTGCAATACATCAAGTGGTTCGCACAGCCCGATGTACAGGCCAAATGGTGGGAACTCGGCGGTTTTTCCTGCCTGAACTCCGTCGTCAATGCGCCAGGCTTTGCCAAGAGCCAGCCCTATGCCCAGGCCTTCCTGGACTCGATGGCGATCGTCAAGGATTTCTGGGCCGAGCCGAGCTACGCCTCGCTGCTGCAGGCCATGCAGAAGCGCGTCCATAATTACGTGGTCGCCGGCAACGGCACTGCCAAGGAAGCGCTCGACGGTCTGGTGAAAGACTGGAGCGACGTCTTCAAGGACGACGGCAAGATCTGACGCGTGTCATCCCTGATGCGTGCCATCCTCGACAGGATGGCGGCCCGGATCGGCAGACGAGCCGGGCCGCCAGATCTCTCATATCCTAATAGACCCCGTACCCCAAAAATACCAGGTGAAGACTTGACCATTTCCCATTCCTCCATCGTCGAGAAGGCAGCCGATGCGACTGCGAGGGCAACGCCCTCCTCGGTCGCCCGGCGCGTCCGCGGCCTCTCCGACAGGGCGATCGCCTGGCTGTTTATTGCGCCTGCCATCACCCTGCTCTTGGCGATCAATATCTTCCCACTGCTTTGGGCGGTCTATCTCTCCTTTACCAATTACCGCGCCAACCGGCCGAATGCGCCGGTCCTGGGCGTCGGCCTTGGAAATTACCAGCGCGTTCTGAACGACCCCGATATCTGGCAAGCGATGCAGACTACCGCGCATTTCGTCTTCTGGACGATCGTATTGCAGACGGTGATCGGCTTCACGCTCGCCTACCTGATCGACCGCAAGTTTCGCGGCCATGCCTTCTGGACGACGATCATCCTGATCCCGATGATGCTGTCGCCCGCCGTCGTCGGCAATTTCTGGCGCTTCCTCTACGAGCCGCAGATCGGCCTCTTCGCCTATGCCGTGTCGATGGTGTCTGGCATCCCGACGTCGGATATCCAGATGCTCGGCAATGTCTCGCTGGCGCCCTGGGCGATTATCATCGTCGATACCTGGATGTGGACGCCCTATGTGATGCTGATCTGCCTAGCCGGGCTGCGCTCGATCCCCGACTATATCTATGAGGCGGCCGAGGTCGACCGCGCCTCGCCATGGCGCCAGTTCTGGTCGATCACCGTGCCGATGGCCCTGCCCTTCATCATGCTCGCCGTACTCTTCCGCGGCATCGAGAATTTCAAGATGTTCGACATGGTGACGCTGCTCACCGGCGGCGGGCCGGGCTCGGTCACTGAGGTCGCCTCGATCACGCTGAAACGCGCCGCCTTCGAAAGCTGGGCGACCGGCCGGGCCTCGGCTTTCGCCATCATCCTCTTCGTCGCGGTGTTCGGCCTCGCTAACATCTACGTCAAGGCATTGAACAAGGTGAAGCAACGATGAGCGCCGCCAACTCAGCCCATTCGGTTGTCGTACCGAGCCTGTCCAGCAAGCGCATCGCCGGCACCATCGTCGTCCTCTACGCGCTGATCACCCTCATCCCGCTCGTCTGGATCTTCCTGACCAGCATCAAGTCGCCGCCGGATTCGATCAGCTATCCCCCGAAGATCGTCTTTTCGCCATCGCTCGAAGGTTATTGCAATCTGTTCACCACGCGCACGCGGCAGACACCTGATTATATCGCCTCGCTGCCGGCACCGGTCGGCACCTGCGATGAGGTGACGCGCAAGCGCAACATGGTGATAGCAGGCCCGTCAAACTTCCTGCCGCGCTTCATCAATTCGCTGGTGATCGCCTTCGGCTCCACCTTCCTCGCGGTCTTCCTCGGCACGCTCGCCGCCTATGGCTTTTCCCGCTTCAAGATCCCGCTCGCCGACGACCTGATGTTCTTCATCCTGTCGACGCGCATGATGCCGCCGATCGCCGTCGCCATCCCGATCTACCTGATGTATCGCGAGCTCGGCCTTTCGGACACGGCGCTCGGCATGATCCTGCTCTACACCGCCGTCAACGTCTCGCTCGCCGTCTGGCTGCTCAAGGGTTTCATCGACGAAATCCCGCGCGAATATGAGGAAGCGGCGATGATCGACGGCTATACCCGCCTGCAGGCTTTCCGCAAGGTCGTGCTGCCGCAGGCGACCACAGGAATTGCCGCCACCGCAATTTTCTGCCTGATCTTCGCCTGGAACGAATATGCCTTCGCCGCCCTTCTAACCTCGGGCGAGGCGCAGACCGCGCCGCCCTTCATCCCGACGATCATCGGCGAAGGCGGTCAGGACTGGCCGGCGGTTGCCGCCGGCACGACGATCTTCCTGATTCCGATCCTGGTCTTCACCATTCTCCTGCGCAAACAGCTGCTGCGCGGCATCACCTTCGGAGCCGTCCGCAAATGAGCCACCTGATCGAAACACGCACCCCTGCCCGTCCGAAACGGTCGTTCTTCCTGCGCCGCGGCCCGATGGAGACCATCGCCACCGTGTTGATCGGGCTCGGCTTCCTGATGCTGTTCCAGCCCTTCCTGCTGGTGCTCTACACCTATTCGCTGGTCACCCTGCTTGCAGGCACCGTCATGTTCATCATCGTCTCGAAATTCCCGGAGTGAACCATGGCGGATATCCGGATCGAAAATCTCCGCAAGGAATTCGGCAGCTTCGTCGCCGTCGAGGATTCGAGCTTCACCGTCCATGACGGCGAGTTCCTGGCACTGCTCGGTCCATCAGGCTGCGGCAAGACGACGACGCTTCGCATGATTGCCGGCCTCGAGCTGCCGTCGAGCGGCAAGATCTATCTCGACGGCGAGGATGTCACCTTCAACCGCGCCAGCGCCCGCGACATCGCCTTCGTCTTCCAACTCTTCGCGCTCTACCCGCATATGAACGTGCGTAAGAATATCGGCTTCCCGCTGCTGTCGCAGGGCATGCCCAAAGCCGAAATCCGTCAACGCGTCGAAGAGACCGCCCGCCTGCTGCAGATCGACCATATTCTCAACCGCTCGGTCTCGGGCCTTGCCGGCGGCGACCGGCAGCGCGTGGCGCTCGGCCGCGCCATCGTCCGGCGCCCGAAATGCTTCCTGATGGACGAGCCGCTCGGCACGCTCGATGCCGAGTTCCGCGAGATCATGGTCCACGAGCTGCGAGAACTGCACAACCGCATCCATGCCACCACCGTCTACGTCACCCACGACCAGCACGAGGCGATGGCGATGGCCGACAAGATCGCCGTCATGAACCATGGCGTCATCGAGCAGTTCGGCACGCCGCAGGAGATCTATGCCAAGCCGGCGACCATGTATGTCGCCGATTTCATCGGCTCGCCGCCGATGAACTTCATGCGCTTCACCTCGGGCCTGAAAAGCGGCGACAAGTCGATCCTGCTCGACGGCGTCGATGTCGCCGTTCCTGAGATCCACCAAGACATGGCCGAAAGCCAACTGGCGCTCGGCGTCCGGCCGGAGCATATCCGCTTCAGCGACGCCTCGGCGCTGCGCGGTGCCGTCTATGGCAGCGAATATCTCGGCACTAACCAGGTCGTGGCTGTGGAAACCCAGGGCGGCCTGATCAAGGCCCGCGTTCCCGCCAATCGCAGCTTCCAGATCGGCGAAAGGGTCGGCCTCGAATTCAACCCGGCGAAACTCGCGCTCTTCGACTGCACATCGGGCCGTGCCGTACCGTCCTCGCTCTATCAGGAGACCCGGCATGGCTAATGTCGTCCTCAGGAACCTCGCCAAGCGCTTCGGCGACACCCAGGCTTTGGCCGACCTCGATCTTTCGATCCGCGACGGCGAGTTCGTCGTGCTGCTCGGTCCCACAGGCGCCGGCAAGACCACGACGCTGCGGCTGATCGCCGGCCTCGAAAAGCCCGACAGCGGTGGCATCGAGATCGGCGGCCGCAATGTCGCCGCCGAAGCGCCCGCCGAACGCGACGTCGCCTTCGTCTTCCAGCAATATTCGCTCTATCCGCATATGACGGTTTACGAGAACCTCGCCTTCCCGCTGAAGGCGCCGGTCCGCAAACTCAGCACTGCGGAGATCGACCGGCGCGTGCGCGAAGTCGCGCGCATGGTCCGGATCGACCACAAGCTGGAGAACCGCTCTACCAGGCTTTCCGGCGGCGAGATGCAGCGTGTCGCGATCGGCCGGGCGCTGGTGCGCCGGCCGGCGATCTACCTGATGGACGAGCCGCTGTCCTCGCTCGACGCCAAGCTGCGCGCCGAACTGCGCCTGGAGCTCAAGCGTATCCAGAAGGAACTGGGCTCGACTTTACTCTATGTCACCCACGACCAGGTGGAAGCCATGACCATGGCCGACCGCATCGGCATCGTCGCCGAGGGACGGCTGATGCAAGTGGGAACGCCGCGCGAAATCTACGGCAATCCCGCCAACCTGCATGTCGCCGCCCGCCTCGGCCAGCCGCATATCAACCTTCTGCCGGCGGACCTGCTCCCGGGCGGTCAGCCGCCGGCCGGCACGAAAACCGTCGGCGCCCGCACCGAACATCTTGATATCGTCGTCGGCAAAGATGCCAACGCCGAGATCGACTGGATCGAACATCTGGGCGACCAGAACCATCTGCACATCAGGGTCCGCGATCCCAGGCAGGCCGCGCGGGAACACAAGCTCGTCACACTTGCGGATCCATATCTGGCGATTGCGCCGGGCGACCGGATCAGCCTGACGCTACGTGATCCGCTTTATTTCGATGTGGCTGGACAGCGCCTGTCCTGACCGGCAAACAGACTTGATGATGGCATGAAAAACAAACAGACGGGTCTCAATCGATGAAACACTTCTTCAACCGCAGGGAAAACATCGTCACCGAAGCCTTGGACGGTCTGCTTCTGACGAGCAGCAAGGGTCGTCTTGCCCGCCTCGACAGCTTTCCCGACATCAAGGTGATCCTGCGCGCGGACTGGGACAAGTCGAAGGTGGCGATCATATCCGGCGGCGGCGCCGGCCATGAGCCCTCCCATGCCGGCTTCGTCGGTAAGGGCATGCTGACGGCTGCCGTATCCGGCGAGATTTTCGCCTCGCCGAGCGTCGATGCCGTGCTGACGGCGATCCGCGCCGTGACCGGCGAAAAGGGCGCCCTGCTGATCGTCAAGAACTACACCGGCGACCGGCTGAATTTCGGCCTCGCCGCCGAAAAGGCGCGCGCCGAGGGCTTCGACGTCGAGATGGTCATCGTCGCCGACGACATCGCCATCCCCGAGATCAACCAGCCCCGCGGTGTCGCCGGCACGCTCTTCGTCCACAAGATCGCTGGCTATCATGCCGAAAGGGGCGAGGACCTGAAGACGGTCGCAGCCCATGCCGCCGCGGCAGCCGGCGACATCGCCTCGCTCGGTATGTCGCTTTCCACCTGCAGCGTGCCGGGCCAGGCGCATGAGGACCGTCTCGGCGAGAACGAGGGCGAACTCGGCCTTGGCATCCATGGCGAGCCCGGCGTCGAACGCATCACTTTGCAGCCGGTCGCCGATATCGTCGCCACCATGGTGGCGCGCCTGTCGCCTGCGCTGCGCGAAGGGGCAAGCCACGCCCTCCTCATCAACAATCTCGGCGCCGTGCCGCCACTCGAAATGACCGTCATTGCCAATGCCGTGCTGTCCTCGCCGCTTGGCCGCCGCGTCCGGCTGATCATTGGCCCGGCGCCGATGATGACCGCGCTCAACATGAACGGCTTCTCGCTGTCGCTGATCCGGCTGGACGCCGTGCGTGAGGCCGCGCTAACGGCAGCGGTCGAACCGCATGCCTGGATGCCGGCCGTCGAACGCCACGAGATCCAGATCATCGCCGCACCGAGAACATCAGCCGGATTGAACGGCGCGAACGGCGCAGCTGGAGATGACGCCCACAACCGGCGCCTGATCACGGCACTCTGCGAACATCTGATCTCGCAGGAAAGCGAACTCAACCGGCTGGATGGCCGCGTCGGCGACGGTGATACCGGCTCGACGGTGGCGACGGGCGCCCGCAGCGTGCTGGCCCGCCTCGACACACTGCCGCTCGACCGGCCGGCCGCAACCCTTGCCTCGCTTGGCGATATCCTCGGCACCAGCATGGGCGGATCGAGTGGCGTGCTGCTATCGATCTTCTTCACCGCCGCAGCAAAGGCGATGGCTGACAAGGCCGATATATCAGCAGCCCTTCTTGCCGGGCTCGACAGGATGACGTTCTATGGCGGAGCCGGAGTCGGCGACCGGACGATGGTCGATGCGTTGTCGCCTGCCCTGCAGGCGCTCGCATCCGGCGATGTCGCCGCCGCGGCAAAGGCTGCGGCAGCGGGGGCGGAGTCGACGAAGGCGATGACGAAGGCGAAAGCCGGACGCGCCTCCTATGTCGGCGAAAGGGATCTGGCGGGCGTTGCCGATCCCGGCGCCGTCGCGGTTGCCGGCGCGTTCGGTGTGGCGGCAAGCCTCGCCTGACCGATGTGACGTTTGAAAGCCCGCGGGAGGCGCGGCGACTAGGAGGATGGCAGTGCAGGCGGAACCGGTGCTTGTGGCAGGATTGATCGAGGTGTGCCGCGCGACGATCGCGGCAAACAGCGATCACCTCTGCGCGCTCGATCGCGCCATCGGCGATGGTGATCACGGAACCAACATGCGGCGCGGCTGTGAGGCAGTGAGCGCCGAAGGCGAAAGCCTGTCCAGCCTGCCCTTCCCCGACGCCATGGAAAAGATCGGCCTGACGCTGGTGATGAATGTCGGCGGTGCCGCCGGGCCACTCTACGGCACGCTGCTGATGGAGATCGGCCGCGAGCTTCGCAAAAGCAACGAGAAAGCCGATTTTTCCCTCGTGCTGAAACAGGCAATCGACGCCGTCGCAAGGCGCGGGCGGGCGCATGCCGGCGACAAGACGCTGCTCGACGTGCTCTATCCCGTGCATGCCGCGCTGGAGAAGCGGTCTCCACTCGGTGACGTCGCCCGCAAGGCCGAACGTTCTGCCAGCCGCACGGCTGACATGAAGGCGATGCGCGGGCGCGCGGCCTATCTCGGCGACCGCTCGATCGGCCATGTCGATCCCGGCGCGTCGAGCTGCGCGCTGCTGACCACGGCGATCTGCCGCTATCTCGGGGAGCATCGTCCGCAATGAATGGAAAGACCGCAAATGTGGGTATCGTGATCGTCTCCCACTCGCCGCTGGTGGCAAGGGGGATCGCCGATATGGTGCGACAGATGGTGGGCGACAGCGTGCCGCTCGCCTGGTCGGGCGGCAATGTCCATGGCGAACTCGGCACCGATGCCGGCGGTATCCTCAGGGCGATCGAGGCCGCTTGGTCCGATGCCGGCGTCGCCGTCTTCGTCGATCTCGGCGGTGCTGAAACGAACAGCGAGATGGCGATCGAAATGCTGGGCCTTCCCCGCGCAGCCCTCGTCTCCATCTGCAACGCGCCTTTGGTTGAAGGCGCCGTCATCGCCGCCGCCGAGGCGTCGGGGGGCGCTTCGCTGGCCAAGGTCGTCGCCACAGCCGAGGAACTGTCCCCCTGATGACAACAGGATTGCGTAGTGAAAAACAGGAGCCCGATCCATTGCATGTGAATTGCCAGACGGAGGTAGAAGTCAAGCACGGCGTCGGGCTGCATGCCCGCCCCTCCGTCACCTTCACGCGGCTTGCCAAGTCCTTCCCCTGTTCGATCGAGATCGCCGTCAACGGCAGCGATGTCTGGCTGAACGGCAAGAGCATCATCAAGATCATGGGCGCGCGAATCCGAAAAGGGTCGATCCTTAGAATACGGGCCGACGGCATTCTCGCCGAAGAGGCGATCCGCGCCCTGAAGGAACTCATCGAGCGCAACTTCGATGAGGAAAAGAAACATGGCCGAACCGCTTAGACTGCAAGCCAAGAGCGCATCCCCGGGCATCGCATCCGGCCCGGCCTTTCTCGCGGAGGAGCCGAAGGCTCCTTCCGCTGCCGAGCAGCCGGACACCGCCCCTGCGTCCCGAGCCGTCGGGGGATACGGTGCGCTGGAGAAGGCGATCGACATCTCGATCAGCGAACTCGAGCACCTTGCCGATGGAGCCGACGCCGAAAGCCGGGATATCATCGATTTCCAGATCGAGGTGCTGCGCGATCCCTCGATCGCGGAAGCGACCGGCGCACGCCTGGAAGCCGACGAGAATGTCGTCTTTGCCTGGGTCGCCACCCTCGACGCCTATATCGGCGAACTCGAAGCGGCCGACGAGGAGCAGATGCGGGCACGCGCCGTCGATATTCTCGACATCAAGAACCGCGTGCTCGGCGCGCTCGCCGGCACCCCGATTGCCGATTTCCCGCCCGGCTCGGTCTTCGTCGGCAAGGACATGGAGCCGAGCCGCTTTCTCGCCCATGACTGGTCGAAAGGCGGCGGCATCGCGCTGTTCGCAGGCAGCACCGCCGGCCATGTCGCCCTGCTCGCCCGGGCGAAATCGGTGCCGATGGTGATCGGCACAGGCCGCTTTTCAGCCGCAGACGGAGATCCTGTCAGCGTGGATGGCAACGCCGGTGCGGTCATCCTGCAGGCGGGCAGCATGCTGATCCCGCCGCTCGTGCCTGCACAAGAACCCGCCGGCGACACGCAAACCACCGGCGGCGAGTTGCGCACGGCGGACGGCGTGCCGATCCTGCTCTCGATCAACATCAACGATCCCGCCGAGATCGATGCGCTCGATCCGGCAACGGCAGGCGTCGGCCTGATGCGCTCGGAATTTTCGATAACCTCAGTGGCCGATGCCGCCAATGAGGAACAGCAGTTGGCGATCTATCGCCGCGTGCTGGAGCAGGCAGGCGACAGGCCGGTAACGATCCGCATGCTCGATATCGGCGGCGACAAGCCGCTCCCCGGCCTGGAAGATCTGCCGGCTCTTGCCTCGGGCCTACGCGGCATCCGACTGCTGCTTGCCCGGCCGGAAATCGCCCGCGTCCAAGCCCGCGCCCTGCTGCGCGCCGCCGTCTTCGGTAGGCTGTCCGTAATGCTGCCGATGGTGACCTTTCCCGACGAAATCGACAGGATGCGCGACATCTTCCGGGAGGAAGCCGAAAAGCTCGGCCGCCGCGCCCTGCACCACCGAATGCCGCCGATCGGCATGATGGTGGAGGTACCGGCTGCCGCTTTGATGCTCGACACCTTCGGATCTGCGGCGTTCTTCTCGTTCGGAACCAACGATCTTACCCAGTATCTCGCCGCCTCCGCCCGCGACGATATCGATGCCGATACCGGCAAGGCAGCACCCGCCGTGCTCCGGCTGCTTGCCCAGGCGGTGAAGCTGACCGCCGGCAAGCCAGTCAGCATCTGCGGCGACATGGCCGGCAATCCGCACTATCTGCCCGGCCTGCTCGCCGCCGGTCTTAGGCATTTTTCCGTGGCGCCGGCCCGGCGTCCCGCGATAAGATCGGCGATCATCGGCCTCAACGCCGATGGCACAAGGGCAGCCGGAGAGTAGAATGGCGCGCGAAGACACCGAAGACGCCATTATCGCCTACAAGTCCATTCTGGCGCAGATCATCGACAACAGGCCATCCGGCACGCGCCAGCGCCTGGCGACGGCGCTTGGAAAACATCGCAGCTTCGTCACCCAAATCACCAGCCCGACCTATGCGACGCCGCTGCCGGCGCGCCATCTCGCCACGATCGTCCGCGTCTGCCATTTCAGCGCCGCCGAACAGGAGCGCTTTCTCGAAGCCTATCAGGCCGCCCATCCCGGCAAGCTGCCGGACCTCGGCCATTCCGAGAAATTGCGGCACCTTTCGCTGATGGTGCCCGACTTCGGCGATGACAGGAAAAACCGCCTATTGGAAGAGGCGATCTCCGATCTGGTGCAGAAGATCGTCGCGATTTCAGGGGCGAGTGAGCAGTGAGTAGTGAGCGGGTTGACGTGACGTAATGCTTTTGGCCTTGGGAGGGGCTTGATGAAGAAATTCATGAACACTGCGGAAACCATGGTCGCCGAAAGCGTCGAAGGCTTCGTGCGCGCCCATGAGGCCTTCGTAGTGTTCGGCCCCGAGCGCAGGTTCATCCGCCGTCGCCATCTCACGCCTGAAAAGGTGGCGCTTATATCAGGCGGCGGCGCCGGTCATGAGCCGATGCATATCGGCTTCGTCGGCCACGGCATGTTGGATGCCGCCTGCGTCGGCCATATCTTCACCTCTCCCACACCGAGCCAGATCATCGCCGCCATCGAAGAGGCCGAT from Rhizobium leguminosarum bv. trifolii WSM1325 encodes:
- a CDS encoding ABC transporter related (PFAM: ABC transporter related; Transport-associated OB domain protein~SMART: AAA ATPase~KEGG: rec:RHECIAT_CH0002634 probable sugar ABC transporter, ATP-binding protein); this translates as MANVVLRNLAKRFGDTQALADLDLSIRDGEFVVLLGPTGAGKTTTLRLIAGLEKPDSGGIEIGGRNVAAEAPAERDVAFVFQQYSLYPHMTVYENLAFPLKAPVRKLSTAEIDRRVREVARMVRIDHKLENRSTRLSGGEMQRVAIGRALVRRPAIYLMDEPLSSLDAKLRAELRLELKRIQKELGSTLLYVTHDQVEAMTMADRIGIVAEGRLMQVGTPREIYGNPANLHVAARLGQPHINLLPADLLPGGQPPAGTKTVGARTEHLDIVVGKDANAEIDWIEHLGDQNHLHIRVRDPRQAAREHKLVTLADPYLAIAPGDRISLTLRDPLYFDVAGQRLS
- a CDS encoding Glycerone kinase (PFAM: Dak kinase; Dak phosphatase~KEGG: rec:RHECIAT_CH0002635 dihydroxyacetone kinase protein) — protein: MKHFFNRRENIVTEALDGLLLTSSKGRLARLDSFPDIKVILRADWDKSKVAIISGGGAGHEPSHAGFVGKGMLTAAVSGEIFASPSVDAVLTAIRAVTGEKGALLIVKNYTGDRLNFGLAAEKARAEGFDVEMVIVADDIAIPEINQPRGVAGTLFVHKIAGYHAERGEDLKTVAAHAAAAAGDIASLGMSLSTCSVPGQAHEDRLGENEGELGLGIHGEPGVERITLQPVADIVATMVARLSPALREGASHALLINNLGAVPPLEMTVIANAVLSSPLGRRVRLIIGPAPMMTALNMNGFSLSLIRLDAVREAALTAAVEPHAWMPAVERHEIQIIAAPRTSAGLNGANGAAGDDAHNRRLITALCEHLISQESELNRLDGRVGDGDTGSTVATGARSVLARLDTLPLDRPAATLASLGDILGTSMGGSSGVLLSIFFTAAAKAMADKADISAALLAGLDRMTFYGGAGVGDRTMVDALSPALQALASGDVAAAAKAAAAGAESTKAMTKAKAGRASYVGERDLAGVADPGAVAVAGAFGVAASLA
- a CDS encoding dihydroxyacetone kinase, L subunit (TIGRFAM: dihydroxyacetone kinase, L subunit~PFAM: Dak phosphatase~KEGG: rec:RHECIAT_CH0002636 probable PTS-dependent dihydroxyacetone kinase protein, ADP-binding subunit), producing MQAEPVLVAGLIEVCRATIAANSDHLCALDRAIGDGDHGTNMRRGCEAVSAEGESLSSLPFPDAMEKIGLTLVMNVGGAAGPLYGTLLMEIGRELRKSNEKADFSLVLKQAIDAVARRGRAHAGDKTLLDVLYPVHAALEKRSPLGDVARKAERSASRTADMKAMRGRAAYLGDRSIGHVDPGASSCALLTTAICRYLGEHRPQ
- a CDS encoding dihydroxyacetone kinase, phosphotransfer subunit (TIGRFAM: dihydroxyacetone kinase, phosphotransfer subunit~PFAM: PTS system fructose subfamily IIA component~KEGG: rec:RHECIAT_CH0002637 probable PTS-dependent dihydroxyacetone kinase protein, phosphotransferase subunit) encodes the protein MNGKTANVGIVIVSHSPLVARGIADMVRQMVGDSVPLAWSGGNVHGELGTDAGGILRAIEAAWSDAGVAVFVDLGGAETNSEMAIEMLGLPRAALVSICNAPLVEGAVIAAAEASGGASLAKVVATAEELSP
- a CDS encoding Phosphotransferase system, phosphocarrier protein HPr (TIGRFAM: phosphocarrier, HPr family~PFAM: phosphoryl transfer system HPr~KEGG: rec:RHECIAT_CH0002638 probable protein-N(pi)-phosphohistidine-sugar phosphotransferase protein (enzyme II of the phosphotransferase system)) yields the protein MHVNCQTEVEVKHGVGLHARPSVTFTRLAKSFPCSIEIAVNGSDVWLNGKSIIKIMGARIRKGSILRIRADGILAEEAIRALKELIERNFDEEKKHGRTA